One Symphalangus syndactylus isolate Jambi chromosome 9, NHGRI_mSymSyn1-v2.1_pri, whole genome shotgun sequence DNA segment encodes these proteins:
- the POM121L12 gene encoding POM121-like protein 12, whose protein sequence is MRAVLAGQHEFRVAGASLTSAAPWSTVPSPIHHPRSKECGLRVRDWQAAPPAAPVHAGSTGCGLFPKEHNLPTQSSPRKGNMGENGRKQLHTGHIDSTNHNQKIDKPIAVVLMVWSLGRHHGITCVQYGNLETGSRLVVPGAENGVESVLTIHLFVSQIPKENLLWIIGFGILSISIFCPCDWTHSGVAFCNAVERLHSSLSYTTSNRPPNVMARQTCRQHLEGGLCLQCPPAVWVSGHVACAWRHCGVSRAHALRAFQARRGQRSSSRGRCSSGRVRRPRELLEGRPTPAVRPDTLAAPMGRSPSTPQTTQSPQGRQSPWPPRSLTQSHIQYVQWGRPVPSTHLTEVRPSQDPLRPRRVVSEAWRRPALPGETALGQDLSCAWEGCMKGGLCRARNPGWTWSPVTIGIAPPERQESPWGSPGQQACPAVCPATQELPDLCTPETLLGALSQCSKGSARFDGPLWLEVSDSKGGRRNLQPRPSAFRPLIKNGAVASFVPRPGPLKPSLGPWSLSFCDDAWPFGLVQPAPSAIWDFWEATTPSCGSCSRVSFAFEVTQSAGPFGS, encoded by the exons ATGCGCGCGGTGCTTGCAGGCCAGcacgagttccgggtgg ccggagcctccctgacgagcgctGCCCCCTGGTCCACGGTGCCTAGTCCCATCCACCACCCAAGGTCTAAGGAGTGCGGGCTCAGggtgcgggactggcaggcagctccacctgccgcCCCGGTGcatgcaggatccactgg GTGTGGCCTTTTTCCAAAGGAGCATAATCTTCCGACACAGTCGAGTCCTAGGAAGGGGAACATGGGGGAGAATGGAAGGAAGCAATTGCACACTGGGCATATAGACTCAACCA ATCATAACCAGAAGATAGACAAACCTATAGCAGTGGTTCTCATGGTTTGGTCCCTAGGTAGGCATCACGGCATTACCTG tgTACAGTATGGAAATCTAGAGACAGGTAGTAGATTAGTGGTTCCTGGGGCTGAGAATGGGGTGGAGAG TGTCCTCACCATTCACTTGTTTGTCTCTCAAATCCCGAAAGAAAACCTGTTGTGGATTATTGGCTTTGGTATTTTGTCAATCTCTATTTTTTGCCCATGTGATTGGACCCACTCAGGTGTTGCCTTCTGCAATGCTGTTGAGAGGCTCCACAGCAGTTTGTCTTACACCACCTCAAACAGACCTCCAAATGTGATGGCT AGGCAAACTTGCCGGCAGCACCTGGAAGGAGGCTTGTGCCTCCAGTGTCCTCCTGCAGTCTGGGTGTCTGGGCACGTGGCCTGTGCGTGGCGCCATTGTGGAGTGTCCCGCGCCCACGCCCTGCGTGCCTTCCAAGCGCGCAGAGGCCAACGGTCATCCAGCCGTGGGCGCTGCAGCTCTGGCCGAGTCCGCAGACCTCGGGAGCTTCTGGAAGGCAGGCCAACCCCTGCTGTAAGGCCCGACACCCTGGCGGCTCCCATGGGCAGGTCACCCAGCACGCCCCAGACCACGCAGTCTCCCCAGGGTCGCCAGAGTCCCTGGCCCCCGAGGTCCCTGACTCAGAGCCATATTCAGTACGTCCAGTGGGGGCGCCCGGTGCCCAGCACCCACCTCACCGAGGTGCGGCCCAGCCAGGACCCCCTCAGGCCACGGCGGGTGGTCTCCGAGGCCTGGAGGCGCCCTGCCCTGCCGGGGGAGACCGCTCTGGGGCAAGACCTCTCCTGTGCCTGGGAGGGTTGCATGAAAGGGGGGCTGTGTCGTGCCCGGAACCCAGGATGGACCTGGAGCCCGGTGACCATTGGGATCGCGCCCCCAGAGCGCCAGGAGAGCCCCTGGGGATCCCCAGGACAGCAAGCCTGCCCCGCAGTCTGCCCCGCCACCCAGGAGCTCCCGGACCTCTGCACCCCGGAGACTCTGCTGGGGGCGCTCAGCCAGTGCAGCAAGGGAAGCGCCAGGTTCGACGGGCCGTTGTGGTTGGAGGTCTCAGACAGCAAGGGCGGCAGGCGGAACCTGCAGCCCCGGCCGTCTGCCTTCAGGCCCCTGATAAAAAATGGAGCGGTTGCTTCCTTCGTGCCCAGGCCAGGGCCTCTGAAGCCGAGCCTTGGCCCCTGGAGCCTCAGTTTTTGTGATGATGCTTGGCCTTTCGGGCTGGTCCAGCCCGCCCCGTCTGCCATCTGGGACTTCTGGGAGGCGACAACACCTTCCTGCGGCAGCTGCAGTAGGGTCTCCTTCGCCTTCGAGGTCACCCAGTCTGCTGGCCCCTTTGGCTCCTGA